One Gossypium hirsutum isolate 1008001.06 chromosome A11, Gossypium_hirsutum_v2.1, whole genome shotgun sequence genomic window carries:
- the LOC107924753 gene encoding 60S ribosomal protein L26-1: MKYNPRVSSSRRKSRKAHFTAPSSVRRVLMSAPLSSDLRSKYNVRSMPVRKDDEVQVVRGTYKGREGKVVQVYRRKWVIHIERITREKVNGSTVNVGINPSKVVITKLRLDKDRKSLLDRKAKGRAAADKDKGTKFSAEDIMQSVD; encoded by the coding sequence ATGAAGTACAATCCACGTGTGTCATCCTCTCGCCGCAAGAGCCGTAAAGCCCATTTCACGGCGCCGTCGTCGGTCCGCCGCGTTTTGATGAGCGCACCACTTTCATCCGACCTCAGGTCCAAGTACAACGTCCGGTCCATGCCCGTCCGCAAGGACGACGAGGTCCAAGTCGTTCGTGGAACCTACAAGGGCCGGGAAGGGAAAGTGGTTCAAGTTTACCGCCGCAAATGGGTGATCCACATCGAGCGCATCACTCGCGAGAAAGTGAACGGGTCTACCGTGAACGTCGGAATCAACCCGTCGAAGGTTGTCATTACCAAGCTGAGGCTCGACAAGGATCGTAAGTCCTTGCTGGATCGCAAGGCCAAGGGACGTGCCGCTGCTGATAAGGACAAAGGCACCAAGTTTTCTGCTGAGGACATTATGCAGAGTGTCGATTAA
- the LOC107923268 gene encoding LOB domain-containing protein 39 — MSCNGCRVLRKGCSDSCILRSCLQWIDNPESQGFATLFVAKFFGRAGLMSFISAVPEPQRPALFQSLLFEACGRTVNPVNGAVGLLWAGNWHVCQAAVETVLRGGTLRPIPELHAPTESNEASEAAGTADMWKLQETATSLNSNCRFSTSRSKVSSHKRRTIGELKKLQPSDLDLCLTPSFKGNRVLDNRRPGTPSMISDESVTTATCTESGLAGQGKLLNLFV, encoded by the exons ATGAGTTGCAACGGGTGCCGAGTCTTACGAAAAGGATGCAGCGACTCTTGTATTTTACGTTCATGTCTGCAATGGATCGACAATCCTGAATCGCAAGGCTTTGCTACTCTTTTCGTTGCCAAGTTCTTCGGTCGTGCGGGTCTCATGTCTTTCATTTCCGCCGTTCCAGAACCTCAACGACCTG CTTTGTTCCAATCACTGTTGTTCGAAGCTTGTGGGAGAACAGTGAATCCCGTGAATGGAGCCGTCGGACTTTTATGGGCCGGAAACTGGCATGTTTGCCAAGCGGCGGTTGAAACTGTTCTACGGGGAGGAACTCTACGGCCGATACCTGAACTTCACGCTCCGACAGAATCTAATGAAGCATCCGAAGCTGCCGGTACGGCGGACATGTGGAAGTTGCAAGAAACAGCGACAAGTCTGAACTCCAACTGTCGTTTTTCCACTTCAAGATCTAAAGTTTCATCACATAAGCGTAGAACCATCGGTGAGTTGAAGAAACTACAACCGTCCGATCTAGATCTTTGTTTGACTCCAAGCTTTAAAGGAAACCGAGTGCTGGATAATAGACGGCCCGGGACTCCGTCTATGATCTCGGATGAATCTGTCACGACGGCGACGTGCACTGAAAGTGGGTTGGCAGGTCAAGGGAAGTTACTAAACTTGTTTGTTTAA
- the LOC107923299 gene encoding BTB/POZ and TAZ domain-containing protein 4, whose amino-acid sequence MGKMEMITNTSPRKGVNNVHPTPPPLPAKAPKYGRKGIFMSKRSALTRYNSASSTARDLWDSLFDGGYRADVTIKTDYGGIIYAHANVLGMASPVLRGMLKRAKGFGKKRSISIHGVHQDAVRVFIRFLYSSRYEYEEMKEFMVPLLVLSHAYAVSSLKRVCEQQLEHGLLNLENVVDIFQLSLLCNAPRLTLICHRMILSNFKAVSATEGWKSMRNSHPGLEKELLESVIEEENNQKEKIRKSKERKIYLELFEAMEALVHICRDGCRTIGPHDKDFNQNQTPCKYRTCKGLELLVRHFAGCKLRVPGGCIHCKRMWQLLELHSRLCADSTSCRVPLCSNFKEKVKKQSKKDEIKWKILVKKILRTKRIGGSVSFIASSNSMSS is encoded by the exons ATGGGAAAGATGGAAATGATTACGAATACATCTCCTCGTAAAGGTGTCAACAATGTCCACCCAACGCCACCTCCATTACCAGCTAAAGCTCCAAAGTATGGGCGGAAAGGGATATTTATGAGCAAGCGATCAGCCTTAACAAGATACAACAGTGCTTCATCAACGGCAAGGGATTTATGGGATAGTCTCTTTGATGGAGGCTATAGAGCAGATGTTACCATCAAAACTGATTATGGTGGCATCATCTATGCACATGCTAATGTTCTT GGCATGGCTTCTCCGGTCTTAAGAGGCATGTTGAAACGAGCAAAAGGCTTTGGTAAAAAGAGATCAATTTCCATCCATGGTGTTCACCAAGATGCAGTTCGGGTTTTCATCCGATTCTTGTACTCTTCCAG aTATGAATATGAAGAAATGAAGGAGTTTATGGTGCCATTGTTGGTGCTGTCACACGCATATGCTGTGTCTTCATTGAAGCGAGTTTGTGAACAACAACTGGAGCATGGATTGCTTAATCTAGAAAACGTAGTTGATATTTTCCAGCTTTCATTACTCTGTAATGCGCCTCGGCTTACACTGATTTGTCACCGAATGATCTTAAGTAATTTCAAGGCTGTCTCCGCAACTGAAGGATGGAAATCAATGAGGAACAGTCATCCAGGACTTGAAAAAGAGCTTCTGGAATCCGTGATTGAAGAAGAAAAC AATCAAAAGGAGAAAATCAGAAAATCAAAGGAACGAAAGATCTATCTTGAATTATTTGAAGCAATGGAGGCTCTTGTTCATATTTGCAGAGATGGTTGCAGAACTATTGGTCCACATGATAAGGATTTCAACCAGAACCAAACACCTTGCAAATATAGAACCTGCAAAGGGCTTGAACTTCTGGTTCGTCACTTTGCTGGTTGCAAATTGAGAGTCCCTGGCGGCTGCATTCATTGCAAGAGAATGTGGCAGCTTCTAGAGTTACACTCCCGCCTATGCGCTGATTCTACTTCCTGTAGAGTTCCTTTGTGCAG TAATTTCAAGGAAAAGGTCAAGAAACAAAGCAAGAAGGACGAGATCAAGTGGAAAATACTGGTGAAAAAGATATtgagaacaaagagaattggaggAAGTGTATCATTCATTGCGTCCTCAAATTCCATGTCTTCATGA